The Gottschalkia purinilytica region CTGTTAATGCCGCTTCTTCTATCATTAAACTTGCACTTTCTATTATTACTCCGTCCGCTGGAATTAGATCTCCTGCTTCTAATAATATTACGTCTCCTGGAACTATATCTTGAGACCTAACTTCCATTCTTTTTCCTTCTCTTATTACTTTCGCTATAGGACTAGAAAGATTCTTTAGTGCTTCTAGTGATTTTTCTGCCTTATTTTCTTGTATTACTCCTAGTAGTGCATTTAATAGAACTACTATCATTATTATTACTGTATCACTTATTTCTCCTACAATCCCTGAAATTATTGATGCTATTATCAGTATTATTACCATTAGATCTTTGAATTGATTAAAAAACATCTTTAATACTGATTTTTTATTTTCTTCTTTTAAACTATTTTCCCCATATTGTTCTTTTCTTCTTTTAGCTTCATCAATATTAAGTCCATTATTTATATCTACTTTAAGTTCCTCAGATAACTGCTTAGTATCTTTTTTATACCAAAGTTTATTTTTCATTAATTCCCTCCTACCAAATATCAAATTATAAGTAGTCCATTTGGTTCTATTCCCACATCTATATTACATGTTATCTCACCCCTGTTATAGTCAAAGACTAATACCTTATTATTTAAGGCATCTGTAATATATAGTTTATTTCTAATACATATTATATTATTCAACATTCCTCCAATATTATATTTATTAATTATATATCCATTTTCAAAATCTATTTTATATAAACATCCATTTTCCGCATTAGTTACATAGATTATTCCTATATGCTCTAGATATATCATATCTACAATTACTCCATCTACTTCTATATCTTTTATTATGCTCCCATCTGATAAATTTAAAGCCTTTATTTTACTTTTTATTACTCCATTAGATGCGTAACATAATATGAACATAATATTCTTACTTAAATATAAATTTAAGGGATTACAATCTAGTGTAACCCTTTTATTTGTATTTTTTTTTATATTTATTATATCTATACTATATCCACCACTATTAGTAACATAAATTACATCGTTTGCTTTATCTATCTTTATATCATGCGGTCGTTCACCTACTGGTATGTTTTCTAATATACTAAAATCTTTATCATCTATTATTGTCACAGAGTTAGAATCACTATTCGTTACATAAATATAATTCTCTACTTTCTCCATATGACTTGGAAATCTTCCAACAAATACAACATTTTCTATTTCTTTATTTTTAAGATTTATCTTGTAAATACTATTATCATAGGAATTAACGGAATAAATTGTATCACTATTACTCTTTACTATATGATGTGGTCCTATACGATCATCATTAAGAGATAGATTTTTATTTTTATTTTTATTAATTAAAGATAATATATAAATTTCTTCTATTTTACGATTCTCTTTCATATCTATTATTGATAGGGAATCACTACCAGCATTAGATACTATTAGCTTTTCACTACAAGTTCCCACTCTACCACCTCCATACCGTTTATAACTCATACTTTCAGTTTATGCAGAGTAGATTTTATAGGTGATAGAAGTTAAGAATGTTGGATAAACAAAAAAGATCAAATAAACAATACTAGTATTGTTTATTTGATCTTTTTTAATATAGTTTTACAATTAATTTATATCTTAGCTTGTAAATTAAAGTCAAAATATCTAAACGATCTTATAATATATAATATTTACTATTTAT contains the following coding sequences:
- a CDS encoding cation-transporting P-type ATPase, producing the protein MKNKLWYKKDTKQLSEELKVDINNGLNIDEAKRRKEQYGENSLKEENKKSVLKMFFNQFKDLMVIILIIASIISGIVGEISDTVIIMIVVLLNALLGVIQENKAEKSLEALKNLSSPIAKVIREGKRMEVRSQDIVPGDVILLEAGDLIPADGVIIESASLMIEEAALT
- a CDS encoding YncE family protein, with amino-acid sequence MGTCSEKLIVSNAGSDSLSIIDMKENRKIEEIYILSLINKNKNKNLSLNDDRIGPHHIVKSNSDTIYSVNSYDNSIYKINLKNKEIENVVFVGRFPSHMEKVENYIYVTNSDSNSVTIIDDKDFSILENIPVGERPHDIKIDKANDVIYVTNSGGYSIDIINIKKNTNKRVTLDCNPLNLYLSKNIMFILCYASNGVIKSKIKALNLSDGSIIKDIEVDGVIVDMIYLEHIGIIYVTNAENGCLYKIDFENGYIINKYNIGGMLNNIICIRNKLYITDALNNKVLVFDYNRGEITCNIDVGIEPNGLLII